A single region of the Duganella sp. BuS-21 genome encodes:
- a CDS encoding KilA-N domain-containing protein, whose protein sequence is MSKDKKAIIEVQGAAITILSRDNVDYISLTDMLRAKDGDFFISDWLRNRNTVEFLGIWERLYNPDFNSGEFATIKSQVGLNSYKLSVKDWVEKTKAIGLRATAGRYGGTYAHPDIAFEFGMWISPEFKLYLVKEFRRLKEDENSRLSLAWNLNRTLSKLNYRIHTDAIKAHLIPAEITPEQTRITYASEADVLNIAMFGQTAKAWRDTHPKAAGNMRDEASVEQLLVLANLESLNAEFIHMGLAQGERLQKLNAIAIRQLRSLTSHIALRALGAAGTEGEA, encoded by the coding sequence ATGAGCAAGGACAAGAAAGCAATCATCGAGGTGCAAGGTGCGGCGATCACCATACTGTCCCGCGATAACGTGGATTACATCTCACTGACCGACATGCTCCGCGCCAAGGACGGCGATTTTTTCATCTCCGACTGGCTGCGCAACCGCAATACCGTTGAGTTTCTCGGTATCTGGGAGCGGCTCTACAACCCTGATTTTAATTCCGGCGAATTCGCCACAATTAAAAGTCAGGTGGGCCTGAACAGCTACAAGCTGAGCGTCAAGGACTGGGTGGAGAAAACCAAGGCCATTGGACTTCGCGCCACAGCGGGGCGCTACGGCGGTACCTATGCCCATCCGGATATCGCGTTCGAGTTCGGCATGTGGATCAGCCCCGAATTCAAGCTTTATCTGGTCAAGGAATTCCGTCGCCTCAAGGAAGACGAAAACAGTCGCCTGTCGCTGGCGTGGAACCTCAACCGCACGCTCTCCAAGCTCAACTACCGCATCCACACCGATGCGATCAAGGCGCACCTGATTCCAGCGGAGATCACGCCCGAACAGACGCGCATCACCTACGCCAGCGAGGCCGACGTACTCAACATCGCCATGTTCGGCCAGACGGCCAAGGCGTGGCGTGACACTCACCCTAAGGCGGCCGGCAACATGCGCGACGAGGCCAGTGTCGAGCAATTGCTGGTGCTCGCCAACCTTGAAAGCCTGAACGCCGAGTTCATTCACATGGGCTTGGCGCAGGGCGAGCGTCTGCAAAAGCTTAATGCCATCGCCATCCGCCAGTTGCGGAGCCTGACGAGCCATATTGCCCTGCGAGCTTTGGGCGCTGCAGGAACTGAGGGCGAAGCATGA